In the Leptotrichia sp. oral taxon 223 genome, GACAAGGTTTTTATATTGCCTGTCTTGAAGAAATTGCCTATACAAAAGGATGGATAAATAAAGAAATGCTTATTGAAATAATAAATAAGTTAAAAATTTGTGACTATAAAAAGTATTTAGAAAGTTTATTAAAAAAATAATTTATATATAGTTGCTGTTTTATTTATTTTAAAACACGCTAATAAAATTTTAAATAAAAAAGGAGGAGCTGCATTGACTTCAATAGTAATAATGGCTGGAGGAAAAGGTGAAAGATTCTGGCCTAAAAGCCGAATAAATCTACCAAAGCAATTTTTATCTTTAACAGATGACGGGAAATCTATGATACAACACACTGTTGAAAGGGCAAAAAGTTTAGTAAACATTGAAAATGTTTACGTGGTAACAAATGAAATGTATAAAAATTTGGTTTTAGAACATGTTCCTGATATACCGGACGAGAATATTATCATCGAACCAGTTGCCAAAAATACTGCACCTTGTATCGGACTTGCTGCAATGCATATTGCCAAAAAGGATATAAATTCAAAAATGATAATTTTACCGTCTGATCATCTAATTAAATTTAATGAAATTTTTATTGACACACTAAAAACAGCTTTAGATGTAGTTGAAAAAGGCGATAATCTGGTAACAATAGGAATCACGCCAAATTACCCTGAAACAGGATACGGATATATTAATTTTACAAAAGGTGAAAGTTTTAAAGACAGTGCAAATGTTTATGAAGTTTTACGTTTTGTAGAAAAGCCAAATTTGGAAAAAGCTAAGGAATACTTGACAAGTGGACAATATTTATGGAATAGTGGAATGTTTGTATGGAAGGCATCGACTATTTTAAAAAATTTTAAGGAATATTTGCCAGAAATCTATGAAGGTCTGCAAAAAATTGGAGAATCAATAGGTACAGAAAAATATGAAGAAGTATTAAAAAAAGAATTTTCAAATCTTCCGTCAGAATCCATAGATTATGGAATAATGGAAAAAGCCAAAAATATTTATGTTATTCCAGGAAATTTCGGCTGGGATGATGTAGGAAGCTGGCTGTCACTTGAAAGAATTAATAAAACAAATCAAGATGGAAATGTTATAAATGGAAATGTTATAAGCATAAGAACAAGAAATTCAATAATTCAAGGTAATGAAAAACTTATTGCAACTATTGGATTAGAAGATATAGTAATTGTGGATACTGACGATGTGACATTGATTTGTCATAAAGACAATACGCAGGAAGTTAAGGAAATTATCAGCAATCTAAAAATTTGTAATAGAAATGAATATTTATAAAAATAAAAAGATAGGAGAATATAAATGAAAAAAGCTTTAATTACTGGGATAAATGGTCAGGATGGTTCATATCTAGCAGAATTGTTATTAGAAAAAGGATACGAAGTTTATGGACTTATGAGAAGAAAAAGTGTAACTACTTTTGGAAATATAGAACATAGAAAAGATGAGATAAAATTTATATATGCTGATATGACAGATTTAGTTTCATTAATAAATGCAATGCAAATTTCTCAGGCAGATGAAGTGTATAATCTAGCAGCTCAGTCATTTGTTGGGACATCGTGGGAACAACCTGTTACAACTGCGGAAATTGATGGAATTGGAGTTTTGAATATGCTGGAAGCTATAAAAACAGTAAAGCCTAAAGCAAAATTTTATCAAGCTTCTACGAGTGAAATGTTTGGATTGGTTCAAGCGATACCTCAAAGCGAGGAAACACCTTTTTATCCTAGAAGTCCATATGGAGTAGCAAAATTATACGGACATTGGATAACAAAAAATTATAGAGAAAGCTATGATATATATGCATGCTCAGGAATTTTATTTAATCATGAATCTGAAAGAAGAGGAAAGGAATTTGTTACTAGAAAAATAACAGATGCTGTAGCGAGAATAAAATTAGGTGTTCAAGATGTTTTAGAATTAGGGAATTTAGATGTTAAACGTGATTGGGGACATGCAAAGGATTACGTTAGGGCAATGTGGTTAATGTTGCAGCAAGATAAAGCAGATGACTACGTAGTTGCAACGAATGAAACGAGAACAGTCAGAGAGTTTGTTGAAAAAGCTTTTAAATATGTGGGTATAGATATAGTTTGGGAAGGTAAAGAG is a window encoding:
- a CDS encoding mannose-1-phosphate guanylyltransferase, with product MTSIVIMAGGKGERFWPKSRINLPKQFLSLTDDGKSMIQHTVERAKSLVNIENVYVVTNEMYKNLVLEHVPDIPDENIIIEPVAKNTAPCIGLAAMHIAKKDINSKMIILPSDHLIKFNEIFIDTLKTALDVVEKGDNLVTIGITPNYPETGYGYINFTKGESFKDSANVYEVLRFVEKPNLEKAKEYLTSGQYLWNSGMFVWKASTILKNFKEYLPEIYEGLQKIGESIGTEKYEEVLKKEFSNLPSESIDYGIMEKAKNIYVIPGNFGWDDVGSWLSLERINKTNQDGNVINGNVISIRTRNSIIQGNEKLIATIGLEDIVIVDTDDVTLICHKDNTQEVKEIISNLKICNRNEYL
- the gmd gene encoding GDP-mannose 4,6-dehydratase; the protein is MKKALITGINGQDGSYLAELLLEKGYEVYGLMRRKSVTTFGNIEHRKDEIKFIYADMTDLVSLINAMQISQADEVYNLAAQSFVGTSWEQPVTTAEIDGIGVLNMLEAIKTVKPKAKFYQASTSEMFGLVQAIPQSEETPFYPRSPYGVAKLYGHWITKNYRESYDIYACSGILFNHESERRGKEFVTRKITDAVARIKLGVQDVLELGNLDVKRDWGHAKDYVRAMWLMLQQDKADDYVVATNETRTVREFVEKAFKYVGIDIVWEGKEVNEVGKDSKTGEIVVRVNPEFFRPAEVDILIGNPAKAEKTLGWKREISFTELVERMVKNDMEKVQKEMKLKSL